The nucleotide sequence GGGTTAATCCAGGTTGGTCAATATAAAGAATTTTATCTCCTAAATTATAAGCGCCTAACCCGACGGCTAAATCATCGGATAGCCATTGGGGAGGTGTGACTCCTTCTGGCCAAATCAAGGTTACTTTGCCCCCTGCGATCGCTAAAGAGTCATTTTTAGCATAAGCTTCGATAATCACTCTCAGCCATTGGGGACTAGCCACAGCATCATCATCTAGATAAGCTAAAATCGGAGCGGTTGTGGCTTTAGCTCCTGTATTACGGGCTACTGATAATCCTAAGATCGGTTCATACAGATAATTCAGACTTGGATGGAATAATCGAGTTTCTATGACTTGTTTTGTGTGATCGGTTGAGCCATTATCTACCACTAGCACTTCGAAGTTGTCACACTCTTGAGTTAATAAACTATCAATAGCAGCACCTAGATAGTTAGCTCGATTATGGGTACAGATAATAGCGGCAATCTGAGGCTTGACCATAAGTCTACCAGACAAATTTTTTAGGGTTTGGATGTTTTGGCATTGAGCAACAACTGTAGGACTTACGCACCATAACCCAATTTTATGGGTTTGAGATTCCGAGCTATAGCGAAGAATGACATAAACTCGTTAGTGCGCGTTTCTGAGTGCGTAACTCCTAAACTGCTCTCTAGCTAGAACCCTTTGTTCCCCAGTATATTCGATTAACGACCTAACTCGTTCATTTATTGCAACTTCTTCACTCGGCGGGTTTGTTCCTCGCTTTTCTGGTTGCCCTATTTTATTGATCCTAGAAATGACAATACCGCCCTGATCACAAATCAGAGCGGCTAGTTACTGAAAAGCGTTGTCCTAAAAAGATTATTGTTCTAAGACTAAACGATTTGTCTTGTGAGTGACTCTAGCTAAAGTTAGAAAGTCCTGTGATCGAACCTTTTTTGAGCAACACTCTCCACACCACACCTTAACTCCCCAACCCTTACCTCTGAGTAATAGCTGTTGAGCTATCTGAGGAAGAATTTTTCTTTATGCCAATATTTAAGCATATAGTTAGGTTTACTTGCGTAGCAACAGATACAATGCTAACCCGACATTTCTAA is from Gloeothece verrucosa PCC 7822 and encodes:
- a CDS encoding glycosyltransferase family 2 protein encodes the protein MVKPQIAAIICTHNRANYLGAAIDSLLTQECDNFEVLVVDNGSTDHTKQVIETRLFHPSLNYLYEPILGLSVARNTGAKATTAPILAYLDDDAVASPQWLRVIIEAYAKNDSLAIAGGKVTLIWPEGVTPPQWLSDDLAVGLGAYNLGDKILYIDQPGLTPRGLNYSIRRIFLEQIGGFDPNLGRVGTKLLSNEELFMTELALKGGWQVAYLPEALVAHHVAPERLNRQWFLQRSWWQGVSECYREEIVNRAEISRLGRGGERLLRGLYKSLINITNPAICFSNLVYAYGQIGYLEAVLKTLITPKSEV